One genomic region from Candidatus Obscuribacterales bacterium encodes:
- a CDS encoding C40 family peptidase, with protein MAWVPVILLILLPMVSADDLLTATDAPLGYQCRTAINLYSSPDLTSLATQAIAGRQLRILSSPQGAEAIAVPVCLVEDDYPGWLAMEDLPRLESVETPYKAIAPSATTIQTQMPAVVTILLNWMNRPNRYLWGGTAGPNYDCSGLMQAAFMTLGIWLPRDAYQQADFTRAALPQTWLAELPPAGVPDDWFQPLQLGDLVFFGTPERITHVGFYLGDRYYLHSSGESQGRNGIGIDRLTPDENSISTAYYTQLRGAGRITQSYQPTGQPQWRSRP; from the coding sequence ATGGCATGGGTTCCCGTTATCCTGTTGATCCTGTTGCCTATGGTGTCTGCTGATGACCTGCTGACGGCGACCGATGCCCCCCTGGGCTACCAATGCCGCACGGCTATTAACCTCTATAGTTCGCCAGACCTCACCAGCCTCGCGACCCAAGCGATCGCCGGTCGTCAATTGCGTATCTTATCATCCCCTCAGGGGGCGGAGGCGATCGCGGTGCCCGTGTGCCTAGTGGAAGACGACTATCCGGGATGGCTAGCGATGGAAGATCTCCCCAGGCTAGAGTCGGTGGAGACTCCCTACAAAGCGATCGCCCCCAGCGCCACCACCATTCAGACCCAGATGCCGGCGGTGGTGACTATTTTGCTGAACTGGATGAATCGTCCCAACCGTTACCTCTGGGGCGGCACGGCGGGCCCCAACTACGACTGCTCCGGCTTGATGCAGGCAGCCTTTATGACCCTGGGCATCTGGCTACCCCGCGATGCCTACCAACAGGCCGACTTCACCCGCGCTGCCCTACCCCAAACCTGGCTAGCTGAACTGCCACCGGCAGGAGTCCCAGACGACTGGTTCCAGCCCTTGCAATTGGGTGATCTGGTCTTCTTTGGCACCCCGGAGCGGATTACCCATGTAGGCTTTTACCTAGGCGATCGCTACTACCTGCACAGTTCTGGTGAGAGCCAGGGGCGCAACGGCATCGGCATCGATCGCCTGACGCCCGACGAAAATTCCATCAGCACCGCCTACTACACCCAACTGCGCGGGGCGGGGCGGATCACCCAAAGCTACCAGCCTACGGGGCAACCCCAATGGCGATCGCGGCCCTGA